The following proteins come from a genomic window of Ictalurus furcatus strain D&B chromosome 12, Billie_1.0, whole genome shotgun sequence:
- the LOC128615548 gene encoding sp110 nuclear body protein-like: MLNCKLWVVLLYYDLLFSRFTVESTGFNPQSRRTPCPNNPLGQANNDACFICNEEGVLVHCKECPRAFHRRCHLPIPQDETSRDNWKCTFCVLKANQQLQMQMRRKEILNSPVSENKLDAEWGSVISEPMWLDKVRTKLLDHEYRTVGEFVCDINLIFKNCQALNKGNEFGEMGDKLNKTFEKEFQSIFKL, from the exons ATGCTGAATTGCAAACTTTGGGTTGTTCTGCTGTACTATGATTTGTTATTTTCTCGTTTCACAGTGGAGTCCACTGGTTTCAATCCCCAGTCCAGGAGAACCCCATGTCCTAATAACCCA CTGGGTCAGGCTAACAATGATGCATGCTTCATTTGTAATGAAGAAGGAGTTCTGGTGCACTGTAAAGAATGTCCACGAGCTTTTCACCGTCGCTGCCACCTACCAATACCACAGGATGAAACATCTAG gGACAACTGGAAGTGCACATTCTGTGTGTTAAAGGCTAACCAGCAACTGCAGATGCAAATGAGAAGGAAAGAAATTTTAAACAGTCCTGTTTCTGAAAACAAGCTg GATGCGGAATGGGGCAGTGTGATATCAGAGCCCATGTGGCTGGACAAAGTGAGGACCAAGCTGCTGGATCATGAGTACAGAACAGTcggagagtttgtgtgtgacaTCAATCTCATCTTTAAAAACTGCCAAGCTTTGAACAAA ggCAATGAATTTGGTGAAATGGGAGACAAGCTGAACAAGACCTTTGAGAAGGAGTTCCAGAGCATCTTTAAGCTTTAA